From Echeneis naucrates chromosome 7, fEcheNa1.1, whole genome shotgun sequence, one genomic window encodes:
- the snpha gene encoding syntaphilin, translated as MSLTPSRKPSSGQRRRSVGTSGGSGRYSSDASSTHTYPGRGRVVESSPTARTYPGTPRRQAKHAACTDNHGIRPPTPEQYLTPLQQKEVCIRHLRARLRENVERLQHRDCEIDELRTQLYRMQEDWIEEECHRVEAQLALKEARKEIQHLQEVVESVRSNLGVREQEPHDHKPYSGLQGARPGGKSRSCGCSPASTLSRSTTYTRLSSEALQLERSSNAPEVSGAARPAGQTHLLLEAALLSEQLPSQGHIRGPLTVPRSSTYERLCSGGTVLPMSHSCHTLSSSSCRCSGHTYLPHHHLFLHLPQEEAPKTAATPVVPVSDPIPAPAPAVEKKPDVRSQACSPTMTWLGEESSAEELSVITLATADITPSEPRVIPSSLPSASPPEHSLILEPLSCDRPEETPSEPHTCQPPPTAPLPVRQEATVLEIEEDSTEETEAANEDGFTPQRCHWSRYFLIDLLALAMPVVPTVAWLCRGAPRDVLPVYHIGSLLRGCCAVALHSLRRQGAGRGRRPASMNGTTTI; from the exons ATGTCTCTCACTCCGAGTCGAAAGCCCTCCTCAGGTCAACGCAG GCGCTCAGTGGGCACTAGTGGCGGCAGCGGCCGATATTCCAGTGATGCATCCAGTACCCACACCTATCCTGGACGGGGCAGGGTGGTAGAGAGCAGCCCCACAGCCCGGACGTACCCCGGTACACCCAG GCGCCAGGCAAAGCATGCAGCCTGCACTGACAACCATGGGATCAGGCCCCCCACCCCAGAGCAGTACCTCACACCcctgcagcagaaggaggtgtgCATACGTCATCTGCGAGCCAGGCTGAGGGAGAATGTGGAACGACTACAGCACAG GGACTGTGAAATAGACGAGCTGAGGACACAACTATACAGGATGCAGGAAGACTGGATAGAAGAGGAATGCCATCGTGTGGAGGCCCAGTTAGCCCTTAAAGAGGCCCGCAAGGAGATCCAGCACCTCCAGGAAGTGGTAGAATCGGTGAGGTCCAACCTTGGTGTCCGAGAACAAGAACCCCATGACCACAAGCCATACTCAGGGTTGCAGGGAGCTCGGCCGGGGGGGAAGTCTCGCTCCTGTGGCTGTTCCCCAGCCAGCACTTTGAGCCGCAGCACCACCTACACCCGACTGAGCAGCGAGGCTCTGCAGCTGGAGCGCAGCTCCAACGCTCCTGAGGTAAGTGGAGCAGCTCGCCCAGCAGGACAAACCCACCTCCTTCTGGAAGCGGCCCTCCTGTCAGAACAGCTGCCATCGCAGGGTCACATCCGCGGCCCCCTGACTGTACCACGCTCTTCCACCTATGAAAGGCTGTGCAGTGGGGGGACTGTGTTGCCAATGTCACACTCCTGCCAcactctcagcagcagcagctgcaggtgcaGTGGACACACCTACCTCCCCCACCATCACTTATTCCTGCACTTACCTCAGGAGGAGGCCCCAAAAACAGCAGCGACTCCTGTTGTCCCAGTTTCCGACCCAATCCCTGCTCCGGCTCCCGCTGTAGAGAAAAAGCCAGACGTCCGCTCCCAGGCATGCAGCCCCACAATGACCTGGCTGGGGGAGGAAAGCAGTGCAGAGGAGCTGAGTGTAATAACTTTAGCCACAGCAGACATCACCCCTTCGGAGCCTCGTGTCATTCCATCTTCTTTGCCTTCCGCATCCCCTCCTGAGCATTCATTAATTTTAGAGCCGCTGTCATGCGACAGGCCAGAGGAGACGCCATCAGAGCCCCACACCTGCCAGCCGCCCCCTACAGCTCCACTGCCGGTGAGGCAGGAAGCCACAGTGCTGGAAATAGAAGAGGACAGCACGGAGGAAACGGAAGCCGCAAACGAAGATGGGTTTACACCTCAGCGGTGCCACTGGAGTCGGTATTTCCTCATAGATCTGTTGGCTCTGGCGATGCCGGTGGTCCCGACGGTGGCGTGGCTGTGTCGGGGGGCTCCACGGGACGTCTTGCCAGTGTATCACATCGGGTCCCTGCTGAGAGGTTGCTGTGCTGTGGCCCTCCACTCACTTCGCCGCCAGGGTGCAGGCAGAGGACGCAGGCCTGCCAGCATGAACGGAACAACAACAATCTGA
- the fkbp1aa gene encoding FKBP prolyl isomerase 1Aa, which produces MGVEIETITPGDGRTFPKKGQRVVVHYVGTLADGKVFDSSRSRGKPFKFKIGHQEVIRGWEEGVAQMSVGQRAKLICSPDFAYGSKGHPGIIPPNATLTFDVELLSLEA; this is translated from the exons ATGGGAGTAGAAATTGAGACCATAACTCCGGGCGACG GACGGACATTTCCGAAGAAGGGGCAGCGCGTCGTGGTGCACTATGTCG GTACACTGGCAGATGGAAAAGTGTTTGACTCGTCGCGGTCCCGGGGCAAGCCATTCAAATTTAAGATTGGACACCAGGAGGTTATCCGTGGCTGGGAAGAAGGAGTAGCCCAG ATGAGCGTAGGGCAGCGAGCGAAGCTGATTTGCTCACCAGACTTTGCCTACGGCAGCAAAGGACATCCAGGGATCATCCCACCAAATGCCACTCTCACCTTCGATGTGGAGCTGCTTAGTCTGGAAGCCTGA
- the mfsd2al2 gene encoding sodium-dependent lysophosphatidylcholine symporter 1-B-like gives MSRFQEFTHRLQVFKNLVIKQNAGRNGEDQTERWLLRSTPPPSCLTPPMPSQGSGGIPLARKLCYAVGGVPYQLTAAAMGISLQIFLLDVVKIQASYVAMILLVSRAWDAVTDPLVGYLVSRSKRTPIGKLSPWLVLSTPLGVLSYLLLWFQPPGCTSQPLSVLWFLTATCLFETLMSCYNVPYLSLNMFLGGDQRDRDSATAYRMSAEMAAVLVASVIQGQVMAVYNAEKQESCQQMDQPPQSTSSTQTASLQETQKAFLTSALVMGALFFLCSLALFLGVKEQQTPLCSADKVRPSCLSSLKLLIGHVPYRRLVLGFVFSALAIQMSWSNFALFCTHAAGLGAEFQYLLLALLASASIAVPVWHAVLVRVGKKSTALIGLSLFMPAAIIVACVPSNLPVVVIMCILMGCSVATVFLLPWSMLPDVVDDFAVRHPSCKDLEPLFFSCYAFCSKLAGGLSVGISAMILQFAGYRAGACKHADGVVTALIVLFSPVPVALLLMGMVCFCFYPIDERQLHKQLTAVHPEASPPPSSSSSHPKKNAEQPTAEQPHAGVSSTSHHNFRTKTNSPPCCSNHNNKCPVKSSAHSDVPRSRSAEHSRPKSAVGPHVKRQHHEQRLSPRRRSGEPRLGGLGLFVNVPQSSSSRSNVKSKVSWV, from the exons ATGAGCCGTTTTCAGGAATTCACTCATCGGCTGCAGGTTTTCAAGAATCTGGTCATAAAGCAGAACGCAGGCAGAAATGGTGAAGATCAGACCGAGAGG TGGTTACTACGTAGCACGCCCCCACCCTCCTGTCTGACCCCACCCATGCCTTCACAGGGGTCAGGGGGGATTCCTCTGGCCAGGAAGTTGTGTTACGCTGTGGGTGGGGTCCCATATCAGCTCACTGCAGCAGCTATGGGCATTTCCCTGCAGATTTTCCTCCTGGATGTTGTGAAG ATTCAGGCCTCCTACGTCGCCATGATTTTATTGGTGAGCCGGGCCTGGGACGCCGTGACTGACCCTCTGGTTGGTTATCTGGTGAGCCGCAGTAAAAGGACACCCATCGGCAAGCTGTCACcatg GCTGGTTCTTTCCACTCCGCTGGGTGTCCTGTCCTatctgctgctgtggtttcaACCACCGGGGTGCACGTCACAGCCGCTCAGCGTGCTGTGGTTCCTCACAGCGACCTGCCTGTTCGAGACCCTCATGAGT TGCTACAACGTCCCCTACCTCTCCCTCAACATGTTCCTCGGGGGAgaccagagagacagagactcagCCACAGCCTACA GAATGAGTGCGGAGATGGCGGCCGTGCTGGTTGCGTCTGTGATTCAGGGTCAGGTCATGGCTGTGTACAACGCAGAGAAGCAGGAGTCTTGTCAACAAATGGACCAGCCGCCTCAAAGCACGTCTTCAACTCAAACCGCATCACTTCAGGAAACG CAAAAGGCTTTCCTGACCTCAGCCCTGGTCATGGGTGCcctgtttttcctctgcagcctgGCCCTCTTCCTCGGggtgaaagagcagcaga cccctctctgctctgctgacaaAGTACGGCCGTCCTGTCTGAGCTCTCTGAAGTTGCTCATAGGCCACGTTCCCTACCGACGGCTGGTGCTCGGCTTTGTCTTCAGTGCTCTTGCAATTCAG ATGTCCTGGAGTAACTTTGCCCTGTTTTGCACTCACGCAGCTGGTTTGGGAGCCGAGTTCCAGTATCTTCTGCTGGCTCTGTTG GCCTCGGCCTCCATAGCAGTTCCTGTGTGGCATGCAGTTCTTGTGAGAGTCGGAAAAAAGTCCACCGCTTTGATCGGACTCTCA CTCTTCATGCCTGCAGCGATCATTGTCGCCTGCGTCCCCAGTAACCTGCCAGTCGTCGTGATTATGTGCATCCTGATGGGATGCAGCGTAGCGACTGTATTCTTGCTGCCATG GTCTATGCTCCCGGACGTGGTGGATGACTTTGCTGTGAGGCATCCGTCCTGTAAGGACCTGGAGCCGCTGTTTTTCTCCTGTTATGCTTTCTGCAGTAAGTTGGCAGGAGGACTGTCTGTAGGGATTTCAGCCATGATATTACA gtttgCAGGTTACAGAGCGGGTGCATGTAAACATGCTGATGGAGTGGTGACGGCGCTGATTGTGCTGTTCTCACCAGTTCCCGTCGCGCTCCTGCTGATGGGGATGGTCTGTTTTTGCTTCTACCCAATCGATGAGAGGCAGCTCCACAAACAACTGACGGCCGTCCA CCCAGAAGCTTCTCCAccaccgtcatcatcatcatcacacccAAAGAAAAATGCAGAGCAGCCAACAGCTGAGCAGCCCCACGCTGGTGTGTCATCAACCTCACATCATAACTTTAGGACCAAAACAAATTCCCCTCCCTGCTGTTccaatcataataataaatgtcCAGTGAAGTCATCTGCCCATTCAGATGTTCCCAGGAGTCGTTCTGCAGAACACAGCCGACCTAAATCAGCTGTCGGGCCACATGTAAAACGTCAGCATCATGAACAGAGACTCAGCCCTCGCCGGCGTTCAGGAGAGCCCAGACTGGGAGGACTGGGTCTTTTTGTGAATGTTCCTCAGTCCTCATCCAGCAGGTCAAATGTGAAATCCAAAGTGTCGTGGGTGTAA
- the fam110a gene encoding protein FAM110B: protein MPMETIQRPVRQTARMAVAATPPRLRPKGPVGPDFYRQNTTADSRPKQSAVERLEADKAKYVKSQVALSKQQPVRPSVMRRPLPGPGATLQPTRKTPSQAKVRQEGVQLNLEHLSNLISDVNDGAQSTRTVSSEDAPPPTPVGVQQKKDRLCPPPRPDWSSPAKVRLKACGPVKEESPGPAGTVRRVDVMPQTSQVKTSSRRAQFIRPPLQPVHLHSKFPLRPASSHLHLFHPRTTPGPSPLKPVVALPKPDNAPSSPVRSPATAPPPPIFPVFPPPSPAITRLSSSSSRKRPSLTRSKSDMSDRYSRAGTELERFFNLCGLDPADLQELTGSSSDIVSLARFRSVSAPGSECAGSGREEENDDDDDDDGGGGDEDAGNAADRVPYGVSVIERNARVIKWLYGIRQAKDDTNKSTNL, encoded by the coding sequence ATGCCCATGGAGACTATCCAACGGCCAGTGAGGCAAACGGCCAGGATGGCTGTAGCTGCTACGCCCCCACGCTTGCGGCCTAAGGGGCCGGTGGGGCCAGACTTTTATCGGCAAAACACGACGGCAGACAGCAGACCAAAGCAGAGTGCGGTGGAGAGGCTGGAGGCAGACAAGGCTAAATATGTCAAGAGTCAGGTGGCTCTTTCTAAGCAGCAGCCTGTCAGGCCTTCTGTAATGCGAAGGCCTCTGCCGGGCCCCGGCGCCACCCTGCAGCCCACCAGGAAGACGCCAAGCCAGGCTAAAGTGAGGCAGGAGGGCGTCCAGCTCAACCTGGAGCACCTGAGTAACCTCATTAGTGATGTGAACGATGGAGCCCAGTCCACCAGGACTGTGAGCTCAGaggacgcccccccccccacacctgtGGGAGTGCAGCAGAAAAAGGACAGGCTGTGTCCACCTCCCCGTCCTGACTGGTCCAGTCCAGCTAAGGTGAGGTTAAAGGCCTGTGGACCTGTCAAGGAAGAGAGTCCAGGCCCTGCTGGGACGGTGCGCAGGGTGGACGTCATGCCTCAGACCAGCCAGGTGAAGACGTCCAGCCGACGGGCTCAGTTCATCCGGCCGCCTCTTCAGCCCGTACATTTACATTCTAAGTTTCCGCTCCGCCCAGCTTCCTCACATCTGCACCTCTTCCACCCCAGAACGACGCCCGGCCCGTCTCCTCTGAAGCCCGTCGTTGCCCTACCAAAACCTGACAACGccccctcctctccagtcaGATCCCCGGCCACggctccacctcctcccatCTTCCCagttttccctcctccctccccagcAATAACTCGTttgtcctcctccagctccaggaAACGCCCGTCTCTGACACGCTCCAAATCAGACATGAGTGACCGATACTCCAGAGCCGGGACAGAGCTGGAGCGATTCTTCAACCTGTGTGGTCTGGACCCCGcagacctgcaggagctgacCGGATCCAGCTCTGACATCGTTTCCCTCGCCCGTTTTCGCAGTGTGAGCGCCCCGGGGTCTGAGTGCGCCGGCTctggcagagaagaagaaaatgatgatgatgatgatgatgatggtggtggtggtgatgaggaTGCTGGCAACGCTGCAGATCGTGTTCCTTATGGCGTTTCTGTCATTGAGAGGAACGCCAGAGTGATCAAATGGCTGTATGGGATCCGTCAGGCCAAGGACGACACGAACAAGAGCACAAATTTATAA
- the prickle3 gene encoding prickle planar cell polarity protein 3-A isoform X1, giving the protein MFLRGSKKRRSSRSQEEEDPDRGQPCMRCGDQCPGFRVHGWRKICVHCKCVREEHAVRSVPGQLEKMMTKLVSDFQRHSISDDDSGCASEEYAWVPPGLKPEQVYQYFSCLPEDRVPYVNSPGERYRIKQLLHQLPAHDSEPQYCNSLDEEEKKELRLFSQQRKRENLGRGIVRLFPVTMMGAICQQCGRQICGGDIAVFANRAGHSSCWHPQCFQCASCSELLVDLIYFYQDGQIYCGRHHAERLKPRCQACDEIILADECTEAEGRFWHMKHFCCFECEAALGGQRYIMRESRPYCCSCYESLYAEYCDTCGEHIGIDQGQMTYEGQHWHAEESCFCCARCRLPLLGRPFLPRGGLIFCSRSCSLGEDPNNSDSCDSALQSRPPQQSRRCGTAQKQQQQCGSPLKPLEGITITAKDCIHTAVENRGVHCSAPVQNGAPAHSGHPHPRGSYSPLPHIHLGNGLGPSWPSGVPHYSLLPEDCGIKPAVRELNENTGLSGLNSRGTSTDSDCRNWVERTNRVMQVSPPQKNSHLNHLVSPDSPPLTPNNPSILPPPLPIKTRDLISQESPPPNPPQLEDRPSGSPLQLTRSGTARVSFREPISSSYSVDEDEDEEEDEEKQQESEEDQQAEDEVEGGFGSKLNLQRGIPPQMDLLDGSSYHQRSLRRGWGRCRVPSDPSLHPGAERRRSRPDRPRLDTLEWRGEKERDGRGSSNSSSLTLQPGHYKHEDCSTCSSSSDSEEEGYFLGQPIPLPPQLRKQQAEGGRDREGEEKREEEREAQRDWGLRGSIRRNRAHSLGARDKDKNCAVS; this is encoded by the exons ATGTTCCTGCGCGGGTCTAAAAAACGTCGGTCCAGCCGCTCG caggaggaagaggacccAGACAGAGGTCAGCCCTGTATGCGCTGCGGAGACCAGTGCCCCGGCTTCCGTGTCCACGGCTGGAG AAAAATCTGCGTGCACTGCAAGTGTGTGCGAGAAGAGCATGCTGTGCGCTCAGTGCCGGGGCAGCTGGAAAAGATGATGACAAAGCTGGTTTCAGACTTCCAGAGACACTCCATCTCCGATGATGACTCGGGCTGTGCCTCGGAGGAGTACGCGTGGGTCCCACCTGGCCTCAAACCTGAACAG GTATACCAGTATTTTAGCTGCTTGCCAGAGGACAGGGTGCCTTATGTGAACAGCCCAGGGGAGAGATACCGAATCAAACAACTGCTGCACCAGCTGCCGGCCCACGACAGTGAG CCTCAGTACTGTAACTCtttggatgaggaggagaagaaggagttGCGTCTGTTCagtcagcagaggaaaagagaaaacttGGGCAGAGGCATCGTGAGACTCTTCCCAGTAACTATGATGGGAGCCATATGTCAGCAG tGTGGCAGACAGATTTGCGGCGGAGACATAGCGGTGTTTGCCAATCGGGCCGGACACAGCAGCTGTTGGCACCCACAGTGTTTCCAGTGTGCCTCCTGCAGCGAGCTGCTGGTTGATCTGATCTACTTCTACCAGGACGGGCAGATCTACTGCGGCCGGCATCACGCCGAAAGGCTCAAGCCCCGCTGCCAGGCCTGTGATGAG ATTATTCTGGCAGACGAATGCACAGAGGCAGAAGGAAGATTTTGGCACATGAAGCACTTCTGTTGTTTTGAGTGTGAGGCTGCGTTAGGCGGCCAGCGTTACATCATGAGAGAGAGTCGACCATACTGCTGCTCCTGCTACGAGTCCCTGTACGCTGAGTACTGCGATACCTGTGGAGAACACATAG GTATCGACCAGGGCCAGATGACATACGAGGGTCAACACTGGCATGCCGAGGAGTCGTGTTTCTGCTGCGCCCGCTGTCGACTGCCTCTGCTGGGGCGTCCCTTCCTCCCACGAGGGGGGCTCATTTTTTGCTCCAGGTCCTGCTCCTTGGGTGAAGATCCCAACAACTCAGACTCCTGTGACTCAGCACTGCAGAGCAGACCACCTCAGCAGAGCCGACGCTGCGggacagcacagaaacagcagcagcagtgcggCTCTCCACTGAAGCCACTAGAGGGCATCACTATCACTGCAAAAGACTGCATTCATACTGCAGTGGAAAACAGAG GCGTCCACTGCTCGGCTCCGGTCCAAAACGGAGCTCCAGCACACAGCGGTCATCCTCATCCCAGAGGCTCTTACTCTCCACTTCCACACATTCATTTAGGAAATGGTTTAGGTCCATCTTGGCCGAGCGGCGTGCCACATTACAGTCTTCTGCCAGAGGACTGCGGCATCAAACCTGCTGTCAGAGAgctaaatgaaaacactggacTGTCTGGTCTTAATTCAAGAGGAACCTCGACTGATAGTGACTGTAGGAACTGGGTGGAAAGGACAAATCGGGTTATGCAAG TGTCTCCTCCCCAGAAAAACTCCCACCTGAACCACCTGGTTTCACCTGACTCACCCCCCCTCACTCCCAACAACCCATCCATCCTGCCCCCTCCTCTGCCCATCAAGACTCGTGACTTGATATCCCAGGAGTCACCCCCACCAAACCCGCCCCAGCTAGAAGACAGACCCTCAGGTTCTCCACTCCAGCTGACTCGCAGCGGCACAGCGAGAGTCAGCTTCAGAGAACCAATCAGCAGCAGCTACTCTGTGGACGAGGacgaggatgaagaggaggatgaagagaagcAGCAAGAGAGTGAGGAAGACCAGCAGGCCGAAGACGAAGTGGAAGGAGGTTTTGGAAGCAAGTTAAACCTGCAGAGGGGAATCCCACCGCAGATGGATCTACTGG ATGGGTCTTCGTACCATCAGCGGAGCCTGAGGCGGGGGTGGGGTCGTTGTCGTGTCCCCTCCGACCCCTCCCTCCATCCGGGCGCAGAGAGGCGGCGTTCTCGGCCAGATCGGCCTCGACTGGACACCCTGGAATGGAGAGGCGAGAAGGAGCGGGACGGCCGGGGATCCTCCAACAGCTCCTCACTGACCCTCCAGCCGGGCCACTACAAACACGAAGACTGCTCCACATGTTCCTCATCCTCAGACTCTGAGGAGGAAGGCTACTTCCTCGGACAGCCAATCCCTCTGCCCCCGCAGCTCAGAAAACAGCAGGCCGAGGGCGGAagagacagggagggggaggagaagagggaggaggagagagaggcgcAGAGAGACTGGGGCCTGAGAGGCAGCATAAGGAGGAACAGAGCCCACAGTCTGGGTGCGAGGgacaaagataaaaactgtgctgtttCCTAA
- the prickle3 gene encoding prickle-like protein 2 isoform X2: MMTKLVSDFQRHSISDDDSGCASEEYAWVPPGLKPEQVYQYFSCLPEDRVPYVNSPGERYRIKQLLHQLPAHDSEPQYCNSLDEEEKKELRLFSQQRKRENLGRGIVRLFPVTMMGAICQQCGRQICGGDIAVFANRAGHSSCWHPQCFQCASCSELLVDLIYFYQDGQIYCGRHHAERLKPRCQACDEIILADECTEAEGRFWHMKHFCCFECEAALGGQRYIMRESRPYCCSCYESLYAEYCDTCGEHIGIDQGQMTYEGQHWHAEESCFCCARCRLPLLGRPFLPRGGLIFCSRSCSLGEDPNNSDSCDSALQSRPPQQSRRCGTAQKQQQQCGSPLKPLEGITITAKDCIHTAVENRGVHCSAPVQNGAPAHSGHPHPRGSYSPLPHIHLGNGLGPSWPSGVPHYSLLPEDCGIKPAVRELNENTGLSGLNSRGTSTDSDCRNWVERTNRVMQVSPPQKNSHLNHLVSPDSPPLTPNNPSILPPPLPIKTRDLISQESPPPNPPQLEDRPSGSPLQLTRSGTARVSFREPISSSYSVDEDEDEEEDEEKQQESEEDQQAEDEVEGGFGSKLNLQRGIPPQMDLLDGSSYHQRSLRRGWGRCRVPSDPSLHPGAERRRSRPDRPRLDTLEWRGEKERDGRGSSNSSSLTLQPGHYKHEDCSTCSSSSDSEEEGYFLGQPIPLPPQLRKQQAEGGRDREGEEKREEEREAQRDWGLRGSIRRNRAHSLGARDKDKNCAVS, from the exons ATGATGACAAAGCTGGTTTCAGACTTCCAGAGACACTCCATCTCCGATGATGACTCGGGCTGTGCCTCGGAGGAGTACGCGTGGGTCCCACCTGGCCTCAAACCTGAACAG GTATACCAGTATTTTAGCTGCTTGCCAGAGGACAGGGTGCCTTATGTGAACAGCCCAGGGGAGAGATACCGAATCAAACAACTGCTGCACCAGCTGCCGGCCCACGACAGTGAG CCTCAGTACTGTAACTCtttggatgaggaggagaagaaggagttGCGTCTGTTCagtcagcagaggaaaagagaaaacttGGGCAGAGGCATCGTGAGACTCTTCCCAGTAACTATGATGGGAGCCATATGTCAGCAG tGTGGCAGACAGATTTGCGGCGGAGACATAGCGGTGTTTGCCAATCGGGCCGGACACAGCAGCTGTTGGCACCCACAGTGTTTCCAGTGTGCCTCCTGCAGCGAGCTGCTGGTTGATCTGATCTACTTCTACCAGGACGGGCAGATCTACTGCGGCCGGCATCACGCCGAAAGGCTCAAGCCCCGCTGCCAGGCCTGTGATGAG ATTATTCTGGCAGACGAATGCACAGAGGCAGAAGGAAGATTTTGGCACATGAAGCACTTCTGTTGTTTTGAGTGTGAGGCTGCGTTAGGCGGCCAGCGTTACATCATGAGAGAGAGTCGACCATACTGCTGCTCCTGCTACGAGTCCCTGTACGCTGAGTACTGCGATACCTGTGGAGAACACATAG GTATCGACCAGGGCCAGATGACATACGAGGGTCAACACTGGCATGCCGAGGAGTCGTGTTTCTGCTGCGCCCGCTGTCGACTGCCTCTGCTGGGGCGTCCCTTCCTCCCACGAGGGGGGCTCATTTTTTGCTCCAGGTCCTGCTCCTTGGGTGAAGATCCCAACAACTCAGACTCCTGTGACTCAGCACTGCAGAGCAGACCACCTCAGCAGAGCCGACGCTGCGggacagcacagaaacagcagcagcagtgcggCTCTCCACTGAAGCCACTAGAGGGCATCACTATCACTGCAAAAGACTGCATTCATACTGCAGTGGAAAACAGAG GCGTCCACTGCTCGGCTCCGGTCCAAAACGGAGCTCCAGCACACAGCGGTCATCCTCATCCCAGAGGCTCTTACTCTCCACTTCCACACATTCATTTAGGAAATGGTTTAGGTCCATCTTGGCCGAGCGGCGTGCCACATTACAGTCTTCTGCCAGAGGACTGCGGCATCAAACCTGCTGTCAGAGAgctaaatgaaaacactggacTGTCTGGTCTTAATTCAAGAGGAACCTCGACTGATAGTGACTGTAGGAACTGGGTGGAAAGGACAAATCGGGTTATGCAAG TGTCTCCTCCCCAGAAAAACTCCCACCTGAACCACCTGGTTTCACCTGACTCACCCCCCCTCACTCCCAACAACCCATCCATCCTGCCCCCTCCTCTGCCCATCAAGACTCGTGACTTGATATCCCAGGAGTCACCCCCACCAAACCCGCCCCAGCTAGAAGACAGACCCTCAGGTTCTCCACTCCAGCTGACTCGCAGCGGCACAGCGAGAGTCAGCTTCAGAGAACCAATCAGCAGCAGCTACTCTGTGGACGAGGacgaggatgaagaggaggatgaagagaagcAGCAAGAGAGTGAGGAAGACCAGCAGGCCGAAGACGAAGTGGAAGGAGGTTTTGGAAGCAAGTTAAACCTGCAGAGGGGAATCCCACCGCAGATGGATCTACTGG ATGGGTCTTCGTACCATCAGCGGAGCCTGAGGCGGGGGTGGGGTCGTTGTCGTGTCCCCTCCGACCCCTCCCTCCATCCGGGCGCAGAGAGGCGGCGTTCTCGGCCAGATCGGCCTCGACTGGACACCCTGGAATGGAGAGGCGAGAAGGAGCGGGACGGCCGGGGATCCTCCAACAGCTCCTCACTGACCCTCCAGCCGGGCCACTACAAACACGAAGACTGCTCCACATGTTCCTCATCCTCAGACTCTGAGGAGGAAGGCTACTTCCTCGGACAGCCAATCCCTCTGCCCCCGCAGCTCAGAAAACAGCAGGCCGAGGGCGGAagagacagggagggggaggagaagagggaggaggagagagaggcgcAGAGAGACTGGGGCCTGAGAGGCAGCATAAGGAGGAACAGAGCCCACAGTCTGGGTGCGAGGgacaaagataaaaactgtgctgtttCCTAA